TTTCAAATCTGGGGAGCCAGGAAGGTGGCTCTTCTAGACACATCTCAGTTGGTTCTAATGAGGTGGTCCAGGGACAACACTTGGACAGACTGGGCTAGAATGTGAATGCAGTGACCGTGGGCTGCCAGCGCCCAAATGAACACTCCTCTCCAATCTCCCTCAGGAAATGATTACCTCCTCTGCTAGCTTCTAAGCCCCTCTCCAGAAGGGACCAAAGCTTATTGGACAATGTGTGCTCAGCAGaaggcctggcacatggcagcTGCTGTGGACGTTTGTTTGATGAAGACAAACTCTCTGGTTCCAGATGACAGAGCCGCTTTTACCGAGATGGTGGCAGGGCTGGTATGGCTGCAAGGCAGCTACAACAAAGGCTGGGGTTCTAACCCCGAGAACGCCTTCTTCCCTGAAGACCCAATGACTCTCAGAATCGGAGCCTGATTTCTGGCTGTGGGATGAGCTCCCACACTTGAGGGGAGGGCCCAGGATTACTCCAGCCTCTCCACCTCAGGAAAGACCAGTGAGACTAACAACCTCTTCAACAGGGAATCAGAACAGAGGAGCCACTTTCCCCCGACCAGACTGAAGGCCTCTCCTACATTCTCAAGCTTTGCTGCATATCTGTATCACctgggaaagttaaaaaaaatcccactgcCCAGGCCACACCTCATACCAAGTAAATCCAAATAGGTGAGGGTGAGataggtgattccaatgtgcagtcGTGCTTGCGACCCAGCACCCTACGACACAGGACCAACAGGGAGCCCAGcgcagagggaaaagcaagagGCAGAGACTTGTTTGCATCCCATTTAGTTTTGTGAGGAAAAAACCACAATTACAAGAGAAGTGGGGATGCTCAGGACGAGCACATTTAATAATCCTCACTGGGAGAGGGCTGAAAACTATTTGACACATTCCCTAAACCAGTAAATCAGAGATTCAGATAAATAATATCCAAAGGGGGGACTGTCATCTACCCCAAGGCCACAGACAGATAACTAGAATTCTGGGTCCCAGGGTGAGTCTGGGAGTGGGACCCTGTGAAAGGCAGCTGTGACAGGTGATGTCTGCCAGACACCAGCTTCTGGACtggccctcctcccttcccaggtTCTGGGCGGGGAGGGAGAGCAGGCTTTGGCTCAGTAGAACTCTGGAGGAACCTGAGTGGGGACCAGGGCTGGCTGAGGGGACAGGCTCACTTATAGTTCTTGGAGGGAAATTCCCGCCGGCCTTTCCCCTTGCCGCCAAAGTTGCGCACCCGATGGATGACCTGCAGCTGCTGCTCAATGGTCGCGGTGATGTTCACATCATCGGGGATGTGGACGTAACGGACATTCCGGCCTGTCACAAAGAGGTCATCCAGCTCGACCTGATGCCCCCAACGGTCCGTGTAGGTGACCTGGGCCAGGCGGATGTTCATGAAAGCATCAACGTTGTCTATGCGTCCGCGGGCCATGCTCTCATCCCGCAGGTCCACGGTGGTGACCTGGCCCTGGAGGCCCTGCAGCAAGATGATCAGGCTGTTCTCGGAGATGGTCCGCTCCTTCACTGAGTGGCTCACTGCCATTGTTCCACACTGCGGCTGCTCGCTCTGGGAGGGGCACACAGAGGGGAGCTGTGGCAGGCTAGCGGGTGCAGGTGCTAACTCACCTCCACCAGGTTTTAGCACAAAATCCCCAGCCCAGACATTCCCAAGTCTGCCCACCTCCCCAATTTCTGTGTCTATGGAGCACCCTTAGGTGCTTCATGTACACACCTCATAGAATCCTCACAACGCCTTGCAAGCCAAGGATCACTTATActcactttataaatgaggaaaatatggccaggagaggttaagtcacttgcccaaggtcacacaggtgatAAGCGGAggtgctgggattcaaactcatcTCTGCCTGACTCTAAACCCCACACCAGTGGTTCTGAACCCTCACCGTATGTTAGAATCATCCGCTGAGTTTTTACCTGGCTGCCAcaccccagaggttctgattcattTGGTCAGGGGTGGGTCCCaggtattctattttttaaaagctctccaggtaattctaatgtgcatccgagtttgagaaccactgctctcaaGTGTAGTTTACACCCTTGCTACCCAggcacttgttagaaatacagactcTCCAGGCTTTCCCCAGACCTACTTTgcagagaatctgcattttaacgtGACCCCTAGGTGAACCACCAGTTCTCAAACAATcgcctgcatcagaatcacctggagaacgtgttaaaaacacagattgctgggcccaccTTTCAGTTTCTGACTCAGTCGGTCTGAGGTGGGGCCCAAGAATGGGCACTTCTAAAATATTCTCAGTTGATGCTGATGTTACTGGCCCGGGGCGCACTGAGAACGACTGGTCTACAGGATGCTGCCACCATGTAACCAGAAATTTAGATAACTGATTGAAAACAAGAAATGGTAGCATATACAGCACATACGTTTTGAAGGTAGAGAAATGGAGGTTCGACTCCCCACTCCACCCACACTCTGTAAACGTAAGACagttacttaatgtctctgaacctgtttccacGTCTATTAAACCATAGGCTAAATGAGGCTAACAAGCTCTCACCACACTGAAtgtattttcctttgctttcgaTTATGCCCTGATGCTGTATTAATGTAACTTTGTCTTATCTATCCTCCATTTTCAGACCCTGAGTGCAAGTTGGtggaactttcttttctttccttaagaCCTCACTCAGGGTACCGAAAGGGCTGTGCAGGGTGGCATTAAGTGTGGCAAGCTACCCATACCACTGACGAGAGGCTAGGAGCTGGGCCGGCCGACTCTAACGACCCCACCCAGGATTCACCAGGAGTACGTGTCCAAGCAAGGGTTTGGGGCAGCACAGTGACTGCAAAGAGGCAGTTCTGGTCTCCAGGACGGGCTCGGCCACTTCCTAGGAGGGCGACCTCGAGCAAGCCACTTGGCTTCTTCAAGCCTGTTAGCCAATCCCTAAAAGGGGGATGGTGATCACCCTTTACTCACAGAGCGTGGGAGTGGGCTTGGGTGAGGAGCTACGCTCAGCAACCGGGAGGAAAACGCTGGCCCCGCtcccgccgcctccgcggctccTGGTTCCCTAGCGTTCCGCCCCTGGCTCCCGGACCCACCGCGCGCGTTCCTTCCGCTGTCCCGCTGCGCGTCGCCGCCGAAACTAACGAGCGCCTAGCCTGGCTACTCCTCTCCCGCGGCCGAACTGAGAAGCCATGGCAACCGAGTGGCCGCTCTGCCCTCCCGGAGCATCGAGAGCGCGGCTGCGCGCAGGGCCCGCGACCCCGCGGCGGGCCCGGAACTACAATCCCCAGAAGGCCTCGCGGGCGCGTGACTCGCGCTCCTGCAGCCGCGGCCTACGTCATTGGATTCTCTCCTATTTTGGAGTCATTCTTCCGTTCAGCGAATCCGGTCGCCCCTC
The genomic region above belongs to Phocoena sinus isolate mPhoSin1 chromosome 1, mPhoSin1.pri, whole genome shotgun sequence and contains:
- the LSM10 gene encoding U7 snRNA-associated Sm-like protein LSm10 encodes the protein MAVSHSVKERTISENSLIILLQGLQGQVTTVDLRDESMARGRIDNVDAFMNIRLAQVTYTDRWGHQVELDDLFVTGRNVRYVHIPDDVNITATIEQQLQVIHRVRNFGGKGKGRREFPSKNYK